A DNA window from Porites lutea chromosome 6, jaPorLute2.1, whole genome shotgun sequence contains the following coding sequences:
- the LOC140941863 gene encoding uncharacterized protein → MLFFANLDKAKTLDAHLHKARIFKTLEGFKLVGHIFETLAVDEYICAQRCLRNEKCLSCNSHSDDDHDSNKCELSDQNRPDKLIRSPGFTYHIKFGKGWYSSYPGHSCKDIYDSGDARGDGEYWIDPEKNGNPLKVFCDMTRAGGGWLLVLNIVIKQIKDQDDLPQLLLETSYRKVDSYKSNNLVLKNSALNDLKTLMPFTQMRFHCRKPGGSTFHIVTTGNSTGEAVVQYFTGQTNTMPDSCGSYIKLWDDNSKLANRCADWGNENGHYIVGKWGHEGMSELYDHPAFTVLAYHWVTFDRWECDDYKPSSSYLPPNETFWKIFVR, encoded by the exons ATGCTGTTTTTCGCAAACTTGGACAAAGCAAAGACATTAGATGCTCACCTGCACAAAGCAAGGATTTTCAAAACTCTAGAAG GCTTTAAACTCGTTGGACACATATTTGAAACTTTGGCTGTTGACGAATATATCTGCGCACAACGATGCctcagaaatgaaaaatgcCTGTCCTGCAACAGCCATTCTGATGATGACCATGACAGCAACAAATGTGAACTTAGTGATCAAAACAGACCGGATAAGCTTATTCGCAGCCCAGGGTTCACCTATCATatcaaat TTGGAAAAGGCTGGTATTCCTCGTATCCTGGTCATTCCTGCAAAGACATCTATGACTCTGGCGACGCACGAGGTGACGGAGAATACTGGATTGACcctgagaaaaatggaaatccTTTAAAAGTCTTTTGTGACATGACCAGAGCAGGTG GAGGTTGGCTTCTTGTTCTCAACATCGTGATTAAGCAGATTAAGGACCAGGATGACCTCCCTCAGTTGTTACTCGAGACGTCATACCGCAAAGTGGACAGCTACAAAAGCAACAATTTAGTTCTAAAGAACAGCGCCCTGAATGACCTGAAAACCCTCATGCCCTTCACTCAAATGCGGTTCCACTGCAGAAAGCCAGGTGGATCAACATTTCATATAGTCACGACCGGAAACAGCACTGGTGAAGCTGTTGTTCAGTACTTTACAGGGCAAACAAACACCATGCCAGACTCCTGTGGATCGTACATTAAACTGTGGGATGACAATTCAAAGCTTGCAAACCGATGTGCCGACTGGGGGAATGAGAACGGCCATTACATTGTGGGTAAATGGGGGCATGAAGGCATGAGTGAATTGTATGATCACCCTGCATTTACTGTACTTGCATATCATTGGGTCACTTTTGACAGATGGGAATGTGATGACTATAAACCGAGTTCATCATATCTACCACCTAATGAAACCTTTTGGAAGATTTTTGTGCGTTAA
- the LOC140940593 gene encoding GATOR1 complex protein NPRL3-like isoform X1 — protein MDLCDPVSIVLVTAGSRGQSLLFRYPFTAPCRTEQKEKEIPKNRFALAKKEENTDTRNFSGIKDGHLVGFSDSTLANILSPQSDACGTKFELKVEEVLFVGHPMLAYKRQDREFKRNDGSCRKDDVMMKLFNVVFVLQASVEPSVVDCYHDLTKRIAIALKHEEIRCRYLSSEREAMLSVHDEMSTMPEDCAETPFQHILPRSKLARDLKDVFKSLCATGSVRLKINGWVNVSFCLPHKVHNLNMGTIHIKPEVIHTSLAAIRPYHTLLFLVDEGYLVASLPGDCSPAVTRLVRMASPLKSFQTLSQDTDIPLSQVFAIAAHLVYWGMATIVYPLCESNVYVVAPNSSVNVSSPLVEEFTSRFPRMSLHNVLSEFSLPAPLSEHNNPLGLPQQQAEQVQMVVWMLQRRLLIQLHTYVFLVPTAQFEQSSGHRVRWIFGDSFPDGLSSLADNQHEPAEDEINPELEEELKDLTYAERKSVLQVPAALNPEDMKLFTRLTPYFRGKQHLEEVMYYENLRRSQLLTLLDKFRDVLFLCQHEDPVTQYFYSS, from the exons ATGGATCTTTGTGATCCTGTTAGCATCGTTTTGGTAACAGCTGGGAGTAGAGGACAGAGCCTTTTATTTAGATATCCTTTTACAGCGCCATGCCGTACAGAACAGAAGGAGAAAG AAATCCCTAAGAATCGCTTTGCACTGGCAAAGAAAGAGGAGAACACAGATACAAG aaatttctcCGGAATAAAAGATGGTCACCTTGTTGG CTTCTCTGATAGCACGCTGGCAAACATTTTATCACCCCAGTCTGATGCATGTGGTACCAAATTTGAGTTAAAGGTAGAGGAAGTTTTGTTTGTTGGCCATCCAATGTTGGCTTACAAAAGACAAGATCGGGAATTTAAG AGAAATGATGGCTCATGTAGGAAGGATGATGTGATGATGAAACTTTTCAATGTCGTTTTCGTTCTTCAG GCAAGTGTTGAGCCATCTGTTGTCGACTGCTACCATGATCTAACCAAGAGAATTGCTATTGCCCTGAAACATGAGGAAATAAG GTGCAGATACCTAAGCTCAGAAAGGGAAGCAATGCTTTCAGTACATGATGAAATGTCTACTATGCCGGAag ATTGTGCAGAAACACCATTTCAACACATTCTTCCTAGGAGTAAGCTCGCAAGGGACTTGAAAGATGTCTTCAAAAG CTTGTGTGCTACAGGATCAGTAAGGCTAAAAATTAATGGATGGGTTAATGTTAGTTTCTGTCTTCCTCACAAAGTCCACAACTTAAACATGGGAACAATTCACATTAAA CCTGAAGTCATACACACTTCATTGGCAGCCATCAG GCCATATCATACACTGTTATTTTTAGTGGATGAGGGATATCTTGTGGCGTCCCTCCCAGGGGACTGTTCCCCGGCAGTCACCAGGCTTGTACGGATGGCTAGTCCATTGAAGAG CTTTCAGACGCTATCGCAAGACACTGACATTCCCCTTTCTCAG gtattCGCCATAGCAGCTCATCTAGTTTATTGGGGAATGGCTACTATTGTGTACCCTCTCTGTGAGAGTAACGTGTATGTTGTCGCACCCAACTCCTCTGTAAACGT CTCATCACCACTCGTCGAAGAGTTTACGTCAAGGTTTCCGCGCATGTCACTGCACAACGTGCTGTCGGAATTCTCGTTACCAGCTCCTCTCAGTGAACACAATAATCCCCTGGGGTTACCACAGCAGCAG GCGGAACAGGTGCAAATGGTAGTGTGGATGTTGCAACGAAGATTATTAATACAG CTACACACCTATGTGTTTCTGGTACCCACGGCCCAATTTGAACAAAGCAGTGGGCACAGAGTGCGTTGGATATTCGGAGATAGTTTTCCGGATGGTCTGTCATCATTAGCCGATAACCAACATGAGCCTGCCGAGGATGAAATAAACCCCGAGCTGGAAGAGGAACTAAAGGATCTGACGTACGCTGAAAGGAAAAGTGTGCTTCAAGTGCCCGCTGCATTGAATCCTGAAGACATGAAGTTATTTACAAG GCTGACACCTTACTTTAGAGGAAAACAGCATTTGGAAGAAGTCATGTATTACGAGAACCTGCGAAGATCCCAGCTCCTAACGCTGCTGGATAAATTCAGAGATGTTCTTTTCTTATGCCAGCATGAAGACCCAGTAACCCAATATTTCTACAGCAGTTGA
- the LOC140940593 gene encoding GATOR1 complex protein NPRL3-like isoform X2: MKLAQEIPKNRFALAKKEENTDTRNFSGIKDGHLVGFSDSTLANILSPQSDACGTKFELKVEEVLFVGHPMLAYKRQDREFKRNDGSCRKDDVMMKLFNVVFVLQASVEPSVVDCYHDLTKRIAIALKHEEIRCRYLSSEREAMLSVHDEMSTMPEDCAETPFQHILPRSKLARDLKDVFKSLCATGSVRLKINGWVNVSFCLPHKVHNLNMGTIHIKPEVIHTSLAAIRPYHTLLFLVDEGYLVASLPGDCSPAVTRLVRMASPLKSFQTLSQDTDIPLSQVFAIAAHLVYWGMATIVYPLCESNVYVVAPNSSVNVSSPLVEEFTSRFPRMSLHNVLSEFSLPAPLSEHNNPLGLPQQQAEQVQMVVWMLQRRLLIQLHTYVFLVPTAQFEQSSGHRVRWIFGDSFPDGLSSLADNQHEPAEDEINPELEEELKDLTYAERKSVLQVPAALNPEDMKLFTRLTPYFRGKQHLEEVMYYENLRRSQLLTLLDKFRDVLFLCQHEDPVTQYFYSS; encoded by the exons ATGAAGTTAGCTCAAG AAATCCCTAAGAATCGCTTTGCACTGGCAAAGAAAGAGGAGAACACAGATACAAG aaatttctcCGGAATAAAAGATGGTCACCTTGTTGG CTTCTCTGATAGCACGCTGGCAAACATTTTATCACCCCAGTCTGATGCATGTGGTACCAAATTTGAGTTAAAGGTAGAGGAAGTTTTGTTTGTTGGCCATCCAATGTTGGCTTACAAAAGACAAGATCGGGAATTTAAG AGAAATGATGGCTCATGTAGGAAGGATGATGTGATGATGAAACTTTTCAATGTCGTTTTCGTTCTTCAG GCAAGTGTTGAGCCATCTGTTGTCGACTGCTACCATGATCTAACCAAGAGAATTGCTATTGCCCTGAAACATGAGGAAATAAG GTGCAGATACCTAAGCTCAGAAAGGGAAGCAATGCTTTCAGTACATGATGAAATGTCTACTATGCCGGAag ATTGTGCAGAAACACCATTTCAACACATTCTTCCTAGGAGTAAGCTCGCAAGGGACTTGAAAGATGTCTTCAAAAG CTTGTGTGCTACAGGATCAGTAAGGCTAAAAATTAATGGATGGGTTAATGTTAGTTTCTGTCTTCCTCACAAAGTCCACAACTTAAACATGGGAACAATTCACATTAAA CCTGAAGTCATACACACTTCATTGGCAGCCATCAG GCCATATCATACACTGTTATTTTTAGTGGATGAGGGATATCTTGTGGCGTCCCTCCCAGGGGACTGTTCCCCGGCAGTCACCAGGCTTGTACGGATGGCTAGTCCATTGAAGAG CTTTCAGACGCTATCGCAAGACACTGACATTCCCCTTTCTCAG gtattCGCCATAGCAGCTCATCTAGTTTATTGGGGAATGGCTACTATTGTGTACCCTCTCTGTGAGAGTAACGTGTATGTTGTCGCACCCAACTCCTCTGTAAACGT CTCATCACCACTCGTCGAAGAGTTTACGTCAAGGTTTCCGCGCATGTCACTGCACAACGTGCTGTCGGAATTCTCGTTACCAGCTCCTCTCAGTGAACACAATAATCCCCTGGGGTTACCACAGCAGCAG GCGGAACAGGTGCAAATGGTAGTGTGGATGTTGCAACGAAGATTATTAATACAG CTACACACCTATGTGTTTCTGGTACCCACGGCCCAATTTGAACAAAGCAGTGGGCACAGAGTGCGTTGGATATTCGGAGATAGTTTTCCGGATGGTCTGTCATCATTAGCCGATAACCAACATGAGCCTGCCGAGGATGAAATAAACCCCGAGCTGGAAGAGGAACTAAAGGATCTGACGTACGCTGAAAGGAAAAGTGTGCTTCAAGTGCCCGCTGCATTGAATCCTGAAGACATGAAGTTATTTACAAG GCTGACACCTTACTTTAGAGGAAAACAGCATTTGGAAGAAGTCATGTATTACGAGAACCTGCGAAGATCCCAGCTCCTAACGCTGCTGGATAAATTCAGAGATGTTCTTTTCTTATGCCAGCATGAAGACCCAGTAACCCAATATTTCTACAGCAGTTGA
- the LOC140940368 gene encoding BUB3-interacting and GLEBS motif-containing protein ZNF207-like, whose amino-acid sequence MGRKKKKAMKPWCWYCNRDFDEEKILIQHQKAKHFKCPICHKKLYTGPGLAIHCMQVHKETISTIPNSLPNRGDPEIEIYGMEGIPEKDLKERQQRGNNAGDDDEPDNKKAKSDDQTQVASAAAAAVGMVPAAIPGAVPMMPMMPVPGMPVPHGFPQVPFGQPIPGAPHMPPVGFPGQMPVPGHIPGIGMPYPQHGMPPTSIPPSTATITSLQNKGPVIGPQVPNTKPLFPAAQNVNGAAKSSASSGPVGADFKPLQSAAPTTSYQSPPVSSSGKPIVVPPPTSAPVVSKPATIVAPGATSRLIHPDEDISLEERRASLPAYAPKTPSLVSSNPPTMVSGPPLQMQAPGNHPPLGPMPLMSNMQPHPMPMLSAPTGGPPQGGPMPGGPVPGGPMPPGMRPPGYPGQMPGPPPPQHQQGMPPGMPPRPPLMGPPSLMGPLPQGPGGGPPRGPPPRGAMGLLGPHPGGRPPMRLPMGPPRRF is encoded by the exons GTACTGTAATCGTGACTTTGATGAAGAGAAAATATTAATTCAGCATCAGAAGGCTAAACATTTTAAGTGTCCAATTTGCCACAAGAAGTTGTACACTGGCCCAGGACTGGCCATTCATTGTATGCAAGTACATAAAGAAACCATAAGTACAATTCCTAACTCGCTGCCAAACAGAGGAGACCCAGAAATAGAGATCTATGGAATGGAAGGTATTCCTGAGAAAGACTTGAAAGAGCGCCAGCAAAGGGGCAATAATGCAGGGGACG ATGACGAACCAGACAATAAGAAAGCCAAAAGTGATGATCAAACTCAAGTAGCctcagcagcagcagcagcagtaggaATGGTTCCTGCAGCTATTCCTGGTGCTGTTCCTATGATGCCGATGATGCCTGTACCTGGAATGCCAGTCCCTCATGGATTCCCTCAGGTGCCATTTGGTCAGCCAATTCCAG gtgCTCCACACATGCCACCTGTTGGATTCCCAGGTCAAATGCCAGTTCCAGGGCATATTCCAGGGATTGG TATGCCATACCCTCAACATGGAATGCCACCAACTTCCATCCCTCCAAGCACAGCCACAATTACCTCTCTTCAAAACAAAGGTCCAGTTATAGGGCCTCAGGTACCCAACACCAAACCCCTCTTCCCAGCAGCACAG AATGTAAATGGGGCTGCTAAATCCAGTGCTTCCTCAGGCCCTGTGGGTGCTGATTTTAAACCTCTGCAATCAGCTGCACCAACCACTAGTTATCAAAGCCCACCTGTTTCGTCTTCAG GTAAACCAATAGTGGTTCCACCTCCCACTTCAGCACCCGTGGTGTCTAAGCCTGCTACCATTGTTGCACCAGGAGCAACAAGCCGTTTGATTCATCCTGATGAAGACATTTCATTA GAGGAAAGACGAGCATCTTTGCCTGCGTACGCTCCTAAGACACCCAGTTTGGTTTCATCCAACCCTCCAACTATGGTTAGTGGTCCGCCGTTACAGATGCAAGCACCTGGAAACCACCCTCCTCTAGGACCCATGCCTTTAATGTCCAACATGCAACCACATCCAATGCCTATGCTATCAGCACCCACAGGGGGGCCACCGCAAGGAGGACCCATGCCTGGGGGACCAGTTCCTGGTGGTCCAATGCCACCTGGTATGAGACCACCTGGATATCCTGGCCAAATGCCAggaccaccaccaccacaacatcAACAAGGAATGCCACCTGGAATGCCACCGAGGCCACCCTTGATGGGACCTCCATCTCTCATGGGACCTCTGCCTCAAGGCCCTGGTGGAGGGCCTCCTCGTGGACCCCCTCCAAGAGGGGCAATGGGACTTCTTGGACCTCACCCAGGCGGTAGGCCACCTATGAGATTACCCATGGGCCCTCCCAGAAGGTTCTAG